In the Peptoclostridium acidaminophilum DSM 3953 genome, one interval contains:
- a CDS encoding phage portal protein: MGILQGIFKARDKPKNTLSGSYYSFFFGSTSAGKPVNEQTAMQMTAVYSCVRILSETLAGLPLHVYKYNDSGGKEKNLKHPLYKLLHDEPNPEMTSFAFRETLMSHLLLWGNAYAQIIRNARGEVISLYQLMPNKMTVDRDSSGRLFYLYQRGNEDVPTLGREHQVYLSPSDVLHIPGLGFDGLVGYSPIAMAKNAVGLAIATEEYGAKFFANGASPGGVLEHPGTIKDPQKIKESWNAAYQGSGNAHRVAVLEEGMKYQPIGISPEQAQFLETRKFQINEIARIFRVPPHMLADLEKSSFSNIEQQSMEFVKYTLDPWVVRWEQSMCRVLLMESEKPSVFIKFNVDGLLRGDYVSRMSGYATARQNGWMSANDIRELENLDRIPESLGGDLYLINGAMTKLQDAGAFANIKETEEPK, translated from the coding sequence ATGGGAATATTGCAAGGGATATTTAAGGCGCGTGATAAACCTAAAAATACTCTTTCAGGAAGTTATTACAGCTTCTTTTTTGGAAGTACTAGTGCTGGTAAGCCAGTTAATGAGCAAACCGCCATGCAAATGACCGCAGTGTATAGCTGCGTGAGAATCTTATCGGAGACCTTAGCTGGTTTGCCTCTTCATGTTTACAAATACAATGATTCAGGCGGAAAGGAGAAAAACCTAAAACACCCACTTTACAAGTTGCTCCATGATGAACCAAATCCTGAGATGACTTCCTTTGCGTTTAGAGAAACGCTGATGAGTCATCTTTTATTATGGGGAAATGCCTATGCTCAGATTATTAGAAATGCAAGAGGTGAAGTGATTTCTCTCTACCAATTAATGCCAAATAAAATGACCGTCGATCGCGATTCAAGTGGTCGGCTTTTCTATTTGTATCAGCGTGGCAATGAAGATGTCCCTACTCTTGGTAGAGAACATCAAGTGTATCTTTCACCATCAGACGTCCTTCATATCCCCGGTCTTGGCTTTGACGGGCTGGTAGGCTATTCACCCATTGCCATGGCGAAAAATGCTGTAGGCCTTGCCATAGCTACGGAAGAATATGGAGCTAAGTTTTTTGCTAATGGGGCTTCACCGGGTGGCGTCTTAGAACATCCCGGTACCATCAAGGACCCTCAGAAGATTAAAGAATCCTGGAATGCTGCCTACCAAGGAAGCGGTAATGCCCACCGGGTGGCTGTACTTGAGGAAGGCATGAAGTATCAACCCATTGGTATTTCACCTGAGCAAGCTCAGTTCCTAGAGACTAGAAAGTTTCAGATCAATGAGATCGCTCGTATCTTTAGAGTCCCACCACATATGCTTGCTGACCTTGAGAAGTCATCCTTCAGTAACATCGAACAGCAATCAATGGAATTCGTAAAATATACACTTGATCCATGGGTGGTCCGTTGGGAACAGTCCATGTGTAGGGTACTGCTCATGGAAAGCGAGAAGCCTAGTGTCTTTATCAAGTTTAATGTGGATGGCCTTCTGCGTGGTGACTACGTCAGTCGAATGAGTGGATATGCCACTGCAAGGCAGAACGGTTGGATGAGTGCCAATGATATCAGAGAACTTGAAAATCTGGATAGGATTCCAGAGTCACTTGGTGGCGACCTCTACCTCATCAACGGGGCCATGACTAAATTACAGGACGCAGGCGCGTTCGCAAATATTAAAGAAACGGAGGAACCTAAATGA
- a CDS encoding phage major capsid protein: protein MNKILELREKRAKSWEAAKAFLDTKRGTDGIVSAEDTATYEKMEADVVALGKEIDRLEKQEALDRELSKPLNTPLTGKPIFQGMESKSGRASAEYQKAFWNAMRTRSGEGLDPVIKNALQIGTDTEGGYLVPDEFERTLIEALDEENIFRKLANVISTASGDRKIPVVASKGTASWIDEEGAIPESDDSFGQVSIGAYKLGTMIKVSEELLNDSVFNLENYIAKEFARRIGNKEEDAFFIGDGSGKPTGILAATGGAQIGVTAASATAISIDEVLDLFYSLKSPYRNKAVFVMNDATIKAIRKLKDGQGQYIWQPSLQAGTPDTILNRPVYTSAYAPTIAASAKSIVFGDFGYYWVADRQGRVFKRLNELYAATGQVGFVATQRVDGKLILPEAIKVLQQKA from the coding sequence ATGAACAAAATTCTTGAACTGCGTGAAAAAAGAGCAAAGTCCTGGGAAGCTGCTAAAGCATTCCTGGATACCAAAAGAGGTACAGATGGAATTGTATCCGCCGAAGACACTGCAACCTATGAAAAAATGGAAGCTGATGTGGTTGCCCTTGGTAAAGAGATTGATCGTCTTGAAAAACAAGAGGCCCTTGACCGCGAGCTTTCAAAGCCACTTAACACTCCACTTACCGGAAAGCCTATCTTCCAAGGTATGGAATCTAAATCTGGTAGAGCTTCTGCTGAATACCAGAAAGCATTCTGGAATGCCATGAGAACCCGTTCTGGTGAAGGGCTTGATCCAGTGATTAAGAACGCACTGCAGATTGGAACCGACACAGAAGGTGGATATCTTGTACCAGATGAGTTCGAGCGTACTCTTATTGAAGCCCTGGATGAAGAGAATATCTTTAGAAAGCTGGCCAATGTCATTTCCACTGCCTCTGGCGATCGTAAGATTCCTGTTGTTGCCTCCAAAGGAACCGCTTCTTGGATTGATGAGGAAGGTGCAATTCCTGAAAGCGATGATAGCTTTGGACAGGTATCCATCGGCGCTTACAAGCTGGGTACCATGATAAAGGTATCTGAAGAACTGCTTAATGACAGCGTGTTTAATCTCGAAAACTATATCGCCAAGGAGTTTGCAAGACGTATCGGTAACAAGGAAGAAGATGCCTTCTTCATTGGAGATGGATCTGGTAAGCCTACGGGTATCCTTGCGGCCACTGGTGGCGCGCAAATTGGCGTAACCGCAGCAAGTGCCACTGCTATTTCCATTGATGAAGTTTTGGACCTCTTCTATTCACTTAAATCGCCTTACAGAAACAAGGCCGTTTTCGTCATGAACGATGCGACCATTAAGGCCATTAGAAAACTGAAAGATGGCCAGGGTCAATATATCTGGCAACCTTCGCTTCAGGCTGGAACACCAGATACCATTTTGAACAGACCTGTTTATACCTCTGCCTATGCTCCTACCATCGCCGCATCTGCAAAGTCCATCGTCTTCGGTGACTTTGGTTACTACTGGGTGGCGGATCGTCAGGGTCGTGTGTTTAAAAGACTGAATGAGCTCTATGCTGCCACCGGGCAGGTGGGATTTGTTGCCACTCAGCGTGTTGATGGAAAGCTGATTCTGCCTGAGGCCATCAAAGTGCTTCAGCAGAAAGCGTAA
- a CDS encoding head maturation protease, ClpP-related: MKKFWNWARDENTGVRTLYLDGVIAEDSWFDDDVTPKAFKAELTAGEGDIVIWLNSPGGDCIAASQIYAMLMDYKGTVTVKIDGIAASAASVIAMAGTTVLMAPTALMMVHNPLTVAIGDSEEMKKAISMLSEVKESIINAYEIKTGQSRTKLSHLMDAETWLNAKKAIELGFADGILEGEKKRNQTEDFTYAFSRRAVTNSLLDKVKPKLPKENTGTPIESLEKRLSLIQH; encoded by the coding sequence ATGAAGAAGTTTTGGAACTGGGCACGAGATGAAAACACTGGTGTCCGAACACTCTACCTAGACGGCGTTATTGCCGAAGACTCATGGTTCGATGATGATGTCACACCTAAGGCATTTAAAGCAGAGCTTACAGCCGGCGAGGGTGACATTGTTATTTGGCTTAATTCTCCAGGAGGTGATTGCATTGCTGCTAGTCAGATTTACGCCATGCTGATGGATTACAAAGGCACTGTTACCGTAAAGATTGATGGAATTGCTGCCTCTGCCGCCTCTGTCATCGCCATGGCTGGGACAACGGTGCTCATGGCACCAACAGCCCTAATGATGGTCCATAACCCTCTTACCGTGGCCATTGGGGACAGCGAGGAAATGAAAAAAGCCATCTCCATGCTTTCAGAAGTTAAAGAGAGCATCATCAATGCGTATGAAATCAAGACAGGCCAGTCAAGAACAAAGCTCTCCCATCTTATGGATGCAGAAACCTGGCTTAATGCAAAGAAGGCCATCGAGCTTGGCTTTGCTGATGGCATTTTGGAGGGTGAGAAGAAACGAAATCAGACCGAGGACTTTACCTATGCCTTCAGCCGCAGAGCTGTTACCAACTCCTTGCTGGATAAGGTAAAACCTAAGCTACCAAAAGAGAATACTGGCACCCCTATTGAGTCGCTAGAAAAGCGGCTTTCTTTGATTCAACACTAA